From the Cryptomeria japonica chromosome 2, Sugi_1.0, whole genome shotgun sequence genome, one window contains:
- the LOC131047415 gene encoding G-type lectin S-receptor-like serine/threonine-protein kinase LECRK3 has product MDETCKKSLNVTSSYQILQRYVRVSRSTRRQHLASFRKIHGYPFPKVGMVLIAPAFHMICFTFLLAVRGTMASCGLNAICKLDGDSCACTCPPGFHFSDAKNTSKGCLPNSSPQLNNCRAPAEMESVGHFDWPGNDYENINPIDETSCMQACLKDCFCTVAIYAVLDSVGNCWKKALPLIDGKVSNTRRAFVKVYGESIHKPREERKGIVLAAIGLSLMGFCLAIVACFLVIWFCVWRPKLRVWKKGYKFTSEGLKIFSYREIEVATQGFRQVLGKGAFGKVYKGILSDGRAVAVKKLDNPAKQGEEAHIGEKEFRTEMITIGSIHHKNLAELYGFCNEGLHRILVYEYMPNGSLDKMLFRGENHLDWELRVEIALETARGILYLHEECRSHVLHCDIKPQNILLGEIYNVKLCDFGVAKLVGSEQTRTFTGARGTLGYMAPEWQRGVAITVKVDVYSFGVTLLEIICCRKMAKEDVPENETVLSEWAYDCLKDGGLVKLVERQQTSGINPRQLERMVLVGLWCIQDDPSLRPSIKKVVQMLEGNVEIPVPPRPGPPGLSSQASFVQRLFLIDSNFGDITASMRSNFS; this is encoded by the coding sequence ATGGACGAAACATGTAAGAAATCTTTGAACGTAACTAGCTCGTATCAAATTCTTCAGCGATATGTTCGTGTTTCGAGGTCTACAAGAAGGCAACATTTGGCCTCATTTCGTAAAATACATGGATATCCTTTCCCAAAGGTAGGCATGGTTCTCATTGCTCCAGCTTTCCATATGATATGTTTCACTTTTCTATTGGCAGTGAGAGGGACGATGGCAAGTTGCGGTCTGAATGCAATCTGCAAACTGGATGGAGATTCATGCGCTTGCACTTGTCCTCCTGGATTTCACTTTTCAGACGCCAAAAACACTTCCAAAGGATGCTTGCCAAACTCATCTCCGCAGCTGAACAATTGCAGAGCACCCGCAGAAATGGAGTCGGTTGGCCACTTTGATTGGCCGGGAAATGATTATGAAAACATAAACCCTATTGACGAAACATCGTGCATGCAGGCATGTCTCAAGGATTGCTTTTGCACAGTCGCAATCTACGCCGTTTTGGACAGCGTAGGAAATTGCTGGAAGAAGGCCTTGCCATTGATAGATGGGAAAGTAAGCAATACTAGAAGGGCTTTTGTCAAAGTATATGGAGAATCGATCCATAAGCCACGAGAGGAAAGAAAAGGGATAGTGTTGGCAGCCATTGGATTAAGCTTGATGGGCTTCTGTTTGGCCATTGTAGCATGTTTCTTAGTAATTTGGTTCTGCGTGTGGCGTCCCAAGCTCAGAGTTTGGAAAAAGGGGTATAAGTTTACTTCGGAGGGTTTGAAAATATTTAGTTATCGCGAGATAGAAGTTGCAACCCAAGGATTCAGACAAGTGCTGGGAAAAGGTGCTTTTGGAAAGGTGTACAAAGGGATTTTATCTGACGGAAGAGCAGTTGCTGTGAAGAAGCTGGATAACCCAGCCAAGCAGGGAGAAGAAGCTCATATTGGGGAGAAGGAGTTCAGAACAGAGATGATTACCATTGGGTCAATTCACCACAAAAATCTTGCTGAGTTGTATGGCTTCTGCAACGAGGGTTTACATAGAATTCTGGTGTACGAGTACATGCCCAATGGGTCTCTCGATAAGATGTTATTTCGTGGGGAAAATCATCTCGATTGGGAGCTGCGTGTTGAAATTGCTCTGGAGACGGCCCGAGGAATCCTGTATTTGCACGAGGAGTGTAGATCCCATGTACTCCATTGTGATATTAAGCCTCAAAACATCCTGCTAGGCGAAATATATAATGTCAAGTTATGTGACTTTGGCGTAGCCAAATTGGTGGGATCAGAACAGACAAGGACGTTCACAGGGGCCCGTGGAACATTAGGGTATATGGCGCCTGAGTGGCAGAGGGGTGTGGCAATTACTGTTAAAGTAGATGTGTATAGCTTTGGAGTTACGTTATTGGAAATCATCTGTTGCAGGAAAATGGCCAAGGAAGATGTTCCAGAAAATGAGACTGTGTTGTCTGAGTGGGCATACGATTGCTTGAAAGATGGAGGGCTTGTAAAGCTGGTGGAGCGACAGCAGACAAGTGGTATAAATCCACGACAATTGGAACGAATGGTTTTGGTGGGCCTGTGGTGCATTCAAGATGATCCATCTCTGAGGCCATCCATTAAAAAAGTTGTTCAGATGTTGGAAGGAAACGTTGAGATTCCCGTTCCACCACGACCAGGGCCTCCAGGGCTTTCTTCACAGGCTTCCTTTGTCCAACGTTTATTTCTGATAGATTCTAATTTTGGGGACATCACCGCCTCAATGCGTTCTAATTTCTCATGA